One window from the genome of Pseudanabaena yagii GIHE-NHR1 encodes:
- a CDS encoding class I SAM-dependent methyltransferase, whose translation MKTDPNEKIRQQFDLMPYPNLPASQMGGDGDRGLILHSFVTAWYAKTQRVCDRQDLTILDIGCGSGVTTLALAMANPKARIVGIDLSEASLKLASDRLTYHGFPNAEFYNLPIAELPRFKEEQGIEFDYINCEDTLYFLTEPAEGLQAMRSVLKSEGLLRTNVHSLYQRADFFRAQTFAKLLGFLDGNPTETEYRQIYAIMEALGDGTMLKASTWTPSDKSFGFVLMNYVMQEDKGFTIPDVFQMLQSANLEFVSMINPADWRWQNIFPNGMPEHFTQFLAKATAEQNLHAFELLQPVNRLLDIWCGHSGRSPEYVEISQWSEGMWNSAKIHLHPALRTDLFFQTLDQAIVQMRPDPNLQKLHRPHLDALTVTLCLRFLWQRPCKFAELVTYWCSHKPRLEAYRQVSTIIGGSVAPVGKLSDRQAQDELKFLLNELVLDHLILIELPS comes from the coding sequence ATGAAAACTGACCCAAATGAAAAAATTCGTCAGCAATTTGACTTAATGCCCTATCCTAATTTGCCTGCATCACAAATGGGGGGAGATGGCGATCGCGGTTTGATTTTGCATTCTTTTGTAACGGCTTGGTATGCCAAAACTCAACGGGTTTGCGATCGCCAAGATTTGACGATCCTTGATATTGGATGTGGCTCGGGCGTAACCACCTTGGCATTAGCGATGGCAAATCCTAAGGCGCGAATTGTGGGCATCGATCTATCGGAGGCTTCTTTAAAATTGGCAAGCGATCGCCTTACTTATCATGGTTTCCCTAATGCCGAATTTTATAATTTGCCTATCGCTGAGCTTCCACGCTTCAAAGAAGAACAGGGGATCGAATTTGACTATATTAACTGCGAAGACACGCTCTATTTTTTGACTGAACCAGCAGAAGGATTGCAAGCGATGCGATCAGTTCTCAAATCTGAAGGTTTATTACGAACTAATGTCCATAGTCTGTATCAACGAGCCGATTTTTTTCGCGCCCAAACCTTTGCCAAATTGTTAGGATTTCTGGACGGTAATCCTACGGAAACAGAGTACAGGCAAATTTACGCAATTATGGAAGCCTTAGGCGATGGAACAATGCTCAAAGCAAGTACTTGGACTCCCTCTGATAAATCCTTTGGCTTTGTATTGATGAATTATGTGATGCAGGAAGATAAGGGCTTTACGATTCCAGATGTTTTTCAAATGCTGCAATCGGCAAATTTAGAATTTGTGAGCATGATCAATCCTGCGGACTGGCGTTGGCAAAATATATTTCCCAATGGAATGCCAGAGCATTTCACTCAATTTTTGGCTAAGGCTACGGCTGAGCAAAATCTCCATGCCTTTGAACTGCTGCAACCCGTTAACCGTCTATTGGATATTTGGTGCGGGCACTCAGGGCGATCACCTGAATATGTAGAGATCAGTCAATGGTCAGAAGGGATGTGGAATTCAGCAAAGATACATTTGCATCCTGCTTTGCGAACAGATCTGTTTTTTCAAACCCTCGATCAAGCGATCGTCCAAATGCGCCCCGATCCCAACCTGCAAAAATTACATCGACCTCATCTTGATGCGCTCACAGTAACTCTTTGCTTGCGATTTCTCTGGCAGCGTCCCTGTAAATTTGCAGAGCTTGTCACCTATTGGTGTAGCCACAAACCCAGATTGGAAGCCTATCGCCAAGTTTCGACTATTATCGGTGGCTCAGTTGCACCAGTTGGCAAACTCAGCGATCGCCAAGCTCAAGATGAACTCAAGTTTTTATTAAATGAACTCGTCTTAGATCACCTTATTCTCATTGAATTACCATCCTAG
- a CDS encoding IS1/IS1595 family N-terminal zinc-binding domain-containing protein — MPCPLCDSTQLKKYGKLPNGSRKYVCQVCNNIFIDGIGEICCNPEINFLRFKKRSIREIVTSQYYRHASNLRYLVSRINHTLEKINEIKTLIYENIILRLLGYIVLVVSTIFISIVIALVNTYKLFQKSKDYILSYISNYKFWHGLAIISFCATITFLVSYSISGNLDGRSGAMFYMQAEALLQGRTNLDVTWTLDLIPFDGKLFLAIPPLNGFLMLPFVHFFGGRFTETVFSLVLYFLLIIVQFIYVEKFASSQKNSQRRLLFIFLTLGTMIFPCAVIASSWFNAVLGSCLFLSLAWITLYYAQGLKQDIFAITLLAIASIGRFHLAVIFPAFILKAWFSRYAGNIKALVALCVPAVMFIIFVAWWNWVRFGSPFSIKYEELLYADFFKENIQKYGFRNLIYIFPNIYHGIIAIPKLVTQFPFFKIDDMGNGILAISPLFIYILRDKNRSDSWKNFAWLCMAIIAVPIFTHCSTGWQQFGYRYFLDFFPFASFLLLKSRVNPTHLLPLTCILISLWFNMFGAVLFLNPELFGAQS, encoded by the coding sequence ATGCCTTGCCCTTTATGCGATAGTACACAATTAAAAAAATATGGCAAATTACCAAATGGCTCTCGAAAATATGTTTGTCAAGTTTGCAATAATATTTTTATAGATGGGATCGGGGAAATATGCTGTAACCCTGAAATTAATTTTCTAAGATTTAAAAAGAGAAGCATTAGAGAAATAGTAACTTCCCAATATTATCGACATGCTTCTAATTTGAGATATTTAGTATCAAGGATTAATCACACACTAGAAAAAATCAATGAGATAAAAACACTAATTTATGAAAATATAATCCTAAGATTACTTGGATATATTGTTTTAGTTGTTTCTACCATTTTCATATCCATCGTTATAGCTCTTGTCAATACATATAAACTATTTCAAAAATCTAAAGATTATATCCTCAGCTATATCTCAAATTACAAATTTTGGCATGGATTAGCAATAATTAGTTTTTGTGCAACCATCACATTCCTAGTTTCTTATTCCATAAGTGGCAATTTAGATGGAAGAAGTGGTGCAATGTTCTATATGCAAGCTGAAGCCTTGTTACAAGGTAGAACTAATCTTGATGTAACTTGGACTCTCGATCTAATTCCATTTGATGGCAAGCTATTTCTAGCAATCCCACCCTTAAATGGCTTTTTGATGTTACCATTTGTCCATTTTTTTGGTGGAAGATTTACAGAAACAGTCTTTTCTCTAGTTTTGTATTTTCTTCTAATTATTGTTCAGTTTATCTATGTGGAAAAATTTGCATCATCACAAAAAAATAGTCAACGTAGACTACTATTTATCTTTTTAACATTAGGAACCATGATTTTCCCTTGTGCAGTAATAGCTTCATCTTGGTTCAATGCTGTATTGGGTAGTTGTTTATTTCTTTCTTTAGCTTGGATTACTCTTTATTATGCTCAAGGATTAAAACAAGATATATTTGCCATTACTTTACTAGCGATCGCTTCAATTGGGCGATTTCATTTAGCAGTAATTTTTCCAGCCTTTATTCTCAAAGCTTGGTTTAGTCGTTATGCAGGGAATATTAAAGCACTAGTTGCCTTATGTGTCCCAGCCGTTATGTTTATTATTTTTGTAGCTTGGTGGAACTGGGTGCGTTTTGGCAGTCCATTTTCGATTAAGTATGAAGAACTTCTCTATGCAGATTTTTTCAAGGAAAATATTCAGAAGTATGGATTCCGTAATTTAATCTATATTTTCCCAAATATATACCACGGCATTATTGCTATCCCCAAACTAGTTACTCAATTTCCTTTTTTCAAGATTGATGATATGGGTAATGGTATTTTGGCAATTAGTCCTTTATTCATCTATATTCTGAGGGATAAAAATAGAAGTGATTCTTGGAAAAATTTTGCTTGGTTATGTATGGCAATTATTGCAGTACCTATATTCACGCATTGTTCAACTGGTTGGCAGCAATTTGGCTATCGTTACTTTTTAGATTTCTTTCCATTTGCCTCTTTTCTATTGCTGAAATCTAGGGTTAATCCTACCCACTTACTTCCACTCACCTGCATCCTAATTTCCCTTTGGTTTAATATGTTTGGTGCAGTTCTATTCCTAAATCCCGAACTATTTGGCGCTCAATCTTAA